A genomic stretch from Budorcas taxicolor isolate Tak-1 chromosome 15, Takin1.1, whole genome shotgun sequence includes:
- the DDI1 gene encoding LOW QUALITY PROTEIN: protein DDI1 homolog 1 (The sequence of the model RefSeq protein was modified relative to this genomic sequence to represent the inferred CDS: inserted 2 bases in 1 codon; substituted 1 base at 1 genomic stop codon): MDFGTQMRLXGSMKPSSRHRGWQTAPRPVSGCISXECARHYVTRSSPAIHGDQLQSSQRAARCPLSIRPSRAQAMLLTVYCVRRDLSEATFSLQVRPDFELHNFRVLCELESGIPAEETQIVYMERLLVEDHCSLGSFGLKDGDMVILLQKEAVRPCSPERAAGLCRMEPAGPALPGTSSSRPHERAQSAQHSRRHGSGEKAGPGQGLDSPALVRSMLLSSPHDLSLLKERNPALAEALLSGNLERFSQVLMEQRRERALREQERLRLFSADPFDLEAQAKIEEEIRQQNIEENMTIAMEEAPESFGQVAMLYINCRVNGHPLKAFVDSGAQMTIMNQVCAERCNIIRLVDRRWAGVAKGVGTQRILGRVHLAQIQIEGDFLQCSFSILEEQPMDMLLGLDMLRRHQCSIDLKRNVLVIGTTGTQTSFLPEGELPPCAKLVSGMGPEESSDKEIANAIKHSVMDSGRRKH; this comes from the exons ATGGACTTTGGAACACAAATGCGCCTGTAGGGTTCCATGAAGCCAAGCAGCAGGCACCGAGGCTGGCAGACGGCCCCCAGACCGGTGAGTGGCTGCATCTC CGAATGCGCAAGACACTACGTCACCAGAAGCAGCCCAGCCATCCACGGAGACCAGCTCCAGTCAAGCCAGCGAGCTGCCCGATGCCCTCTGTCCATTCGGCCCTCCCGGGCCCAGGCCATGCTGCTCACAGTCTATTGCGTGCGGAGGGACCTCTCCGAGGCCACCTTCTCCCTGCAGGTCAGGCCCGACTTTGAGCTTCACAACTTCCGTGTGCTCTGTGAGCTGGAGTCTGGCATCCCCGCCGAGGAGACCCAAATCGTCTACATGGAGCGGCTCCTCGTCGAAGATCACTGCTCCCTGGGCTCCTTCGGCCTCAAGGACGGCGACATGGTCATTTTACTGCAGAAGGAGGCCGTACGGCCGTGCTCCCCCGAGCGGGCGGCTGGCCTCTGCCGCATGGAGCCAGCGGGGCCTGCCCTGCCTGGGACGTCCAGCTCCCGGCCGCATGAGCGTGCCCAGTCGGCCCAGCACTCCAGGCGCCACGGCTCTGGGGAGAAGGCAGGCCCGGGTCAAGGGCTGGACAGCCCGGCCCTGGTCCGGAGCATGCTGCTGTCCAGCCCGCATGACCTGTCCCTGCTGAAGGAGCGCAACCCTGCCCTGGCCGAAGCGCTGCTCAGTGGAAACCTGGAGAGGTTCTCCCAGGTCCTGATGGAGCAGCGAAGGGAGAGGGCGCTGAGAGAGCAAGAGCGACTGCGCCTCTTCTCGGCTGACCCCTTCGATCTGGAGGCCCAGGCCAAGATCGAGGAGGAGATCCGGCAGCAGAACATCGAGGAGAACATGACCATAGCCATGGAAGAGGCGCCGGAGAGCTTCGGCCAGGTGGCCATGCTCTACATCAACTGCAGGGTCAACGGGCATCCTCTGAAGGCCTTTGTTGACTCGGGGGCCCAGATGACCATCATGAACCAAGTCTGTGCCGAGAGATGCAACATCATACGGCTGGTGGATCGGCGGTGGGCTGGGGTCGCTAAAGGCGTGGGCACGCAGCGAATTCTCGGCCGAGTCCACCTAGCGCAGATTCAGATCGAAGGCGACTTCCTACAGTGCTCTTTCTCTATACTGGAGGAGCAGCCCATGGACATGCTTCTCGGGCTGGATATGCTCAGGAGACATCAGTGTTCCATTGACCTTAAGAGAAATGTGCTGGTGATCGGCACAACTGGCACAcagacttccttccttcctgaaggAGAGTTACCTCCATGTGCTAAGTTGGTAAGTGGGATGGGACCAGAGGAGTCTTCAGATAAGGAAATAGCAAATGCTATTAAACATTCAGTCATGGATTCGGGGCGGAGAAAGCACTGA